One window of Diabrotica undecimpunctata isolate CICGRU chromosome 8, icDiaUnde3, whole genome shotgun sequence genomic DNA carries:
- the LOC140449050 gene encoding uncharacterized protein: MEAKDKYSARYFELKYKYDDRPGSVSSESSSIKGKRKFKLPPIEFKKFNADLKDWLPFWSQFKVVHDDPSIDLTDKITYLRQATVESSKARRLVESFPAVTDNYSKIIQSLQSRFGREDLQIEVYIIELLKLILSRVFSSSCNISALYDMIESQLRSLETLGITADKYAAILYPLIESCLPEDMIRLWHRSSQFLRPYVSVSMENVAETAEVTTLEIRLSGLMSFLQSEVQYEQKIDLATKGFGLPTENKYKFNSLVAKKNVKLPKQGTDQPLATAAGLVNYEVYRCVFCERQHDSTNIFKAQKFTMEQKRRTLSEKKACFRCLKVGHSSKKCRGRVNCILCCKSHVVLMCPNLPVIKIDTSTSSTTRSEENITEDQTLAN, from the coding sequence ATGGAGGCAAAAGATAAATATAGTGCAAGGTACTTTGAACTTAAATACAAATATGATGACAGACCAGGTTCAGTAAGTTCAGAGTCATCAAGTATAAAAGGTAAGCGCAAATTTAAATTACCTCCAATCGAGTTCAAGAAATTTAATGCAGACTTGAAAGATTGGCTTCCTTTTTGGTCACAGTTCAAAGTAGTGCATGACGATCCATCAATTGATTTGACTGATAAGATAACTTATTTGAGACAAGCCACTGTAGAGTCTAGTAAGGCTAGACGATTAGTGGAGAGTTTTCCTGCAGTAACCGACAATTACTCAAAAATTATTCAGAGTTTGCAGTCTAGGTTTGGCAGAGAGGATCTCCAGATTGAAGTTTACATTATAGAgctcttaaaattaattttgagtcGAGTTTTTAGTAGTTCTTGTAATATTTCGGCTCTTTATGATATGATTGAAAGTCAACTTCGTTCACTTGAGACCTTAGGCATAACTGCTGACAAGTATGCGGCGATATTGTATCCTCTTATTGAGTCATGTTTGCCAGAAGATATGATTCGACTATGGCATAGATCTTCACAGTTTTTAAGGCCTTATGTTTCCGTGTCCATGGAAAATGTCGCAGAAACTGCAGAAGTTACAACTTTAGAAATAAGATTGAGTGGGTTAATGAGCTTTTTACAGAGTGAAGTTCAATATGAacaaaaaattgatttagcaaCGAAAGGTTTTGGTTTACcgactgaaaataaatataaattcaatagcCTCGTtgccaagaaaaatgtaaaattacctaAGCAAGGAACTGATCAGCCCTTAGCGACCGCTGCTGGGTTAGTAAATTATGAGGTTTACAGGTGTGTATTTTGTGAGAGGCAGCATGAcagtacaaatatttttaaagcacAAAAATTTACTATGGAGCAGAAACGTCGAACATTGTCAGAAAAGAAAGCCTGTTTTCGATGTCTGAAAGTAGGACATTCTTCTAAAAAGTGTAGAGGACGTGTGAACTGTATATTATGTTGTAAATCACATGTTGTTTTGATGTGCCCTAATTTGCCTGTTATTAAAATTGATACATCGACCTCAAGTACTACCCGTTCGGAAGAAAATATAACTGAGGATCAGACGCTTGCCAATTAG
- the LOC140449049 gene encoding uncharacterized protein produces MITFSLFVDNSSVAKLLKLDVIGITDPLEKMTREVAAKEAKNFFYETVRSDSEGRYEVMLPWLNEHPLISDNLVVAKRRLDNTLNKLKRSNLFESYNFIFNEWLNEGVIEIVNNPEENNCVHYLPHRPVIKNNSETTSEKLGQSLTHQLINRVVLL; encoded by the coding sequence ATGATTACattttcgttgtttgttgataattcttcGGTAGCGAAACTCTTGAAGCTTGATGTTATTGGGATAACCGACCCTCTAGAAAAAATGACACGAGAGGTGGCGGCCAAAGAGGCTAAGAATTTTTTCTATGAGACTGTACGAAGTGACAGCGAAGGCAGGTATGAAGTTATGTTACCTTGGTTGAACGAACATCCTTTAATTTCAGATAATTTAGTTGTCGCTAAGAGAAGGTTAGATAATACTTTAAATAAGTTGAAAAGGTCTAATTTGTTTGAATCGTATAACTTTATATTCAATGAGTGGTTGAACGAGGGTGTGATTGAAATTGTGAATAATCCCGAAGAGAATAATTGCGTGCATTATTTACCTCACAGGCccgttattaaaaataatagtgaaACCACTAGTGAAAAATTAGGCCAGTCTTTGACGCATCAACTCATAAACAGGGTTGTCCTTCTTTAA